The following are from one region of the Myxocyprinus asiaticus isolate MX2 ecotype Aquarium Trade chromosome 2, UBuf_Myxa_2, whole genome shotgun sequence genome:
- the LOC127409924 gene encoding uncharacterized protein LOC127409924: protein MSRSSSPDAHWDRLETWLSALTSTLIPEAAGDLQNMSREQLDDNLSTLMAHDPTQDYSHKELAKIVGSLAHNLLGQAKLSEASISRREQEAAALKLQAEEAQRNWMRAQSQLDQLTSETQHEHRTADEKDPELQEEVERLQNALTDLRVDTARREQQEKDTREELSKKLQQAEALLRRAETELKEREARAKACEGHLQSARAEVSALAQQRDYLKEELDTVHRELKHSYRLQSDSEREMHTTEFPLTSRLIPPRQESPLLKTSPASIPEPPAAERGWEPFQRLSSSHGVSPKELDKLARNIPTFTPSPAGGHDVHDYLKDIDFHLQTVANVTTRDRLYLLRITASREVRSFLDRQPETVKVDYQQLQQALIKEFSDPESEQGLITAMDLKQGRQETTQSFYNRLRQAYFGARNEPGMEEEFNFKTLFLRNLHPTVSHHLGVLACPRTMSTQQLRDLSHKAYAKQRTASEKMGKPPTIYPVTNQSSELALEGAEPRHSNWVHPDTQPCLCPV, encoded by the coding sequence ATGTCTCGATCATCCAGCCCTGATGCCCACTGGGATCGACTAGAGACCTGGCTGAGTGCCCTGACTAGCACCCTTATTCCTGAAGCCGCCGGGGACCTGCAGAACATGAGCCGGGAACAGCTCGACGACAACCTGAGCACCTTGATGGCCCACGATCCGACACAGGACTACAGCCACAAAGAGCTGGCCAAGATCGTCGGGTCACTGGCCCATAACCTCCTCGGCCAGGCAAAGCTGAGTGAAGCAAGCATCTCCCGCCGGGAACAGGAAGCAGCAGCGCTGAAGCTCCAGGCTGAGGAAGCTCAGAGAAACTGGATGCGCGCTCAGAGTCAACTGGACCAGCTAACCTCGGAGACTCAGCACGAGCACAGGACAGCGGACGAAAAGGACCCAGAGCTGCAGGAGGAAGTAGAGAGACTCCAGAACGCCCTGACTGATCTCCGTGTAGATACAGCACGACGAGAGCAGCAGGAAAAGGACACCAGAGAGGAGCTGAGTAAAAAACTCCAGCAAGCTGAGGCTCTCCTGAGGAGAGCAGAGACTGAACTTAAAGAAAGAGAAGCCAGGGCCAAGGCCTGTGAGGGCCACCTGCAAAGTGCCCGGGCTGAAGTCAGTGCCCTGGCCCAACAAAGAGACTATTTGAAAGAAGAACTTGACACAGTTCACCGAGAGCTTAAACATTCATATAGACTGCAAAGTGACTCTGAAAGGGAAATGCACACCACAGAATTTCCCCTAACCAGTAGACTGATACCTCCTAGACAAGAGAGCCCACTGCTCAAGACATCACCTGCCAGCATCCCAGAACCCCCAGCAGCAGAAAGGGGGTGGgagcctttccaaaggctgtcttCCAGTCACGGTGTGTCACCTAAAGAATTGGATAAGCTGGCTAGAAACATTCCCACTTTCACTCCAAGCCCTGCAGGAGGCCACGATGTGCACGACTATTTAAAAGACATTGAttttcacttgcaaactgttgccaATGTTACCACACGAGACAGACTGTACCTGCTCAGAATCACCGCCAGCCGTGAAGTCCGGAGCTTTCTAGACCGACAGCCAGAAACAGTCAAAGTGGATTACCAACAACTGCAGCAGGCTTTGATTAAAGAATTCTCTGACCCAGAATCAGAGCAAGGGCTGATTACGGCCATGGACCTTAAACAGGGCAGACAGGAAACCACGCAGTCTTTCTACAACAGGCTCAGACAAGCATACTTCGGAGCACGGAATGAGCCAGGAATGGAAGAAGAATTCAATTTCAAAACTCTGTTCCTCCGGAACCTGCACCCAACAGTGAGTCACCATTTGGGGGTTCTGGCTTGCCCACGGACTATGTCCACCCAACAGCTGCGAGACTTAAGCCATAAGGCCTATGCCAAACAAAGAACTGCTTCTGAAAAGATGGGAAAACCCCCCACAATCTATCCTGTCACTAATCAGAGTTCAGAACTTGCCCTAGAGGGCGCCGAGCCTCGCCACAGCAATTGGGTACACCCTGACACTCAGCCTTGCCTTTGTCCTGTTTAA